The genomic segment GGTGCAAAAAATCTACAAATCTACAGCGATCAAAAGATCATTAATATAAAAGAGAGCATACTTTTTAAGTAAAATTACTCTCTTGCGCCTAGTTATGGTCTCTTGGGCGATTTTACTTCACGTGTAATATAATAAAATTGTTACATATATGTTACACAACTACACGTTATGATAATTTTATCACGCTTTTTTAATAATCCCAAAAAGATAATCTATATAATATCAACCGTACCAAAATATACAAAAAACTTATATAAAAGCTAAATAGGGCATTTTTTATAGCATATATTGATTTTAGTTATATGCAAAGATTATATATCTGACAAATTAAAGATAATTATTAAGCTTGGCTTATGTTTGTTTACTATTCGTTTAAGAAACGGTTAAAAATTACTCTCCTATAATGCTTACATTCTAAAAAATTACTCGTAGGAGAGAAAATGAAAAGAACAATTAAACTTGCAGTGGTAGCTGCTTTAGCTTTAGGTGCAACATCTGCATTCGCAACGAATGGTTCAACGCTGATGGGTGTCGGTGCCAAGTCTCGTGGTATGGGTGGTGTTGGTATTGCAACAGGAATGGGGGCAGAGTCAACTTTGTCAAACCCTGCTTTAATAACTACTATTAAAGGTAATAATGAAGTCTCTTTCGGGGGAACTGTTTTTATGCCAGACATAGAAACTAATAACAATATGGTTCTTTCTGATGGACTTGGTGGATATGATATGTCTCAAGTTGGAACACAAACTAGTGACTCTGATTTTTTTGTTATCCCTTCTGTTTCTTTGGCTTCTAAAGTTAATGATAACTTCTACTGGGGTATCGGTATGTGGGGAACAGGCGGCTTAGGTGTTGATTATCGTGGTGATGCATCACATATGGATATGGTTACTGCTCTTCAAACTATGCAGTTTGGTGTTCCATTAGCATATACAGCTAATGGTTTCAGTGTTGGTATTACTCCAATAGTTCAATACAGTTCTTTAGATATTAATTATGTTATGTCTTCAGGACTACAGAATAATATGGCTGCTGCTTTAGGTGATCCTAGTTTCGGTATAACTGATGACTTAAGTGTGGGAGCAGGTGCAGCGCAAGATTTATCTGTTGGTTTTAATCTTGGTATGGCTTATGAGACAAATGGTTTCACTATTGGTGCTGTTTATAAATCAGAAATTAAATTTAATATTGATGATCAATTGTCAAATGCAATAAACCCAATGATTCCAATGAGTCCAAGTGGATATACACAAGATGAAATGGCTACTCCAGCTGAATATGGTATTGGTGTTAGCTATACAATGCAAGGGCATACTATAGCAGTTGACTATAAAAATATTAACTGGGAAGATGCTGAAGTTTATAAAGATTTTGGCTGGGAAGACCAAGATGTTATCGCAGTAGGTTATGAGTATGCTACTGACGGCTGGGCACTACGTGCAGGTTACCAGTATGCAGAGAGTGCTGTTCAAGACAATACAGGTAAAAATTTGACATTAGATAGTTACGGTTTCGATATCACTAACACATTCAACATGTTAGGTTTTCCTGGTACTCAGGAGTCTCACATATCTCTTGGTGGTACTTATGCATTTAATGAAACTATTTCTATGGATTTAGCTGTTGTTTATGGCTTAGAAAATGAAGAAAAAATGACCAATTTTCTAGGTCAAGACATTACAACTAAACACTCTGAGCAAAGCTATACAGTTCAACTTAACTACGCGTTCTAAGAACTCTCTCTACATATAGTGTACCGCCTATTTGGCGGTACACATTTTATGAAAAACCAGCGAAAAAACTTCAGTAGATTTACAGAATTGTGTGTTATAATATCTTAAATTTACTTTGTGATAGTTTTATCACTTTTATCACAAAATAAACTCTACAAACAAAGGAAATATATGTTAAGAAATATAATGATGGGACTTTCTACACTAATGGTTGCATTTGTGTTTAGTGGTTGTTCATATTTAAATATGGGTAAAGTTTTTGTATTTGATTTTTCAGGAGAAACAAGAACCGCTTACGCTAAGATGATGGGCACTATCGGTGAGACCGGAGATCCTGCACAGGCTATGATGCTTGAGTTTAAAGTTGTTGATGATGTAACTGAAGAAGAGGTCATAGAGTCTATTCAATCAGTAGCGCTTGAGTACAACATGATGGTTGTAGGCGAGAAAAATATGTTCAACCTAGAAGATGCAAAAGCTGAAGAGGTAAAACATGCAAGAATTATTGAGCTTTGTTCACTAAGCGTTGCTAAGAAGATGTTTAACCACTCACGTTACTATGGCGGGTTTATGCCTTGTAGAATTGTGTTTGTAGAGTATGGAAACGGCGATAGATACCTTATCACTATGGATATGACTTTGGCACTTTACGGCGGAACTGATAAGAAGCCGATCAATGACGATCTTTTTGAAGATATGTTAAGAGTAAAAGAGGCTATGGAGAAGATTCCAGAGAAAGCTGCAAGAGGCGATTTCTAAGCCACTTGGCTTTGCCAGAAGCAGTGAAGATTTTCTTCACCGCTTTAAACTATAAAATTTTAAACTAAAACCGCTTCTCTTTTTCCCTCTTTGATTTCACCGATAATATAACCGTCTGTTTTAGCAAGTACGTTCTCTACATCTTTATCTTTTACGACCAAGATCATACCGACACCCATATTGAATGCTCTAAACATCTCATCCATCTCTACATGCTGTGAAATAAGCTCAAAAATAGGGAGTATTTTAATAGAGTCTCTTTTTATCTCAGCTCTTAGGTTTTGAGGTAGAACACGGGGAAGATTCTCGACTATTCCGCCGCCTGTGATGTGAGCTAGTGCGACTACACTCTCTTTGATCTCTTTGAATGTTTTGACGTAGATGCGTGTAGGCTCTAAAAGAGTCTCTATAAGAGGTTTGCCATCAAACTCATCTTCAAACTTCATACCCATCTTCTCGAACAGTACTTTACGTGCTAGAGAGAAGCCGTTTGAGTGAAGCCCTGAACTTGGAAGCGCTATGAGTTTGTCTCCCGCTCTTACAAGTGATACTCTGTCCATCTCACTCTT from the Sulfurimonas crateris genome contains:
- a CDS encoding DUF302 domain-containing protein, which produces MLRNIMMGLSTLMVAFVFSGCSYLNMGKVFVFDFSGETRTAYAKMMGTIGETGDPAQAMMLEFKVVDDVTEEEVIESIQSVALEYNMMVVGEKNMFNLEDAKAEEVKHARIIELCSLSVAKKMFNHSRYYGGFMPCRIVFVEYGNGDRYLITMDMTLALYGGTDKKPINDDLFEDMLRVKEAMEKIPEKAARGDF
- a CDS encoding OmpP1/FadL family transporter, producing the protein MKRTIKLAVVAALALGATSAFATNGSTLMGVGAKSRGMGGVGIATGMGAESTLSNPALITTIKGNNEVSFGGTVFMPDIETNNNMVLSDGLGGYDMSQVGTQTSDSDFFVIPSVSLASKVNDNFYWGIGMWGTGGLGVDYRGDASHMDMVTALQTMQFGVPLAYTANGFSVGITPIVQYSSLDINYVMSSGLQNNMAAALGDPSFGITDDLSVGAGAAQDLSVGFNLGMAYETNGFTIGAVYKSEIKFNIDDQLSNAINPMIPMSPSGYTQDEMATPAEYGIGVSYTMQGHTIAVDYKNINWEDAEVYKDFGWEDQDVIAVGYEYATDGWALRAGYQYAESAVQDNTGKNLTLDSYGFDITNTFNMLGFPGTQESHISLGGTYAFNETISMDLAVVYGLENEEKMTNFLGQDITTKHSEQSYTVQLNYAF
- the purM gene encoding phosphoribosylformylglycinamidine cyclo-ligase; amino-acid sequence: MSQISYKDAGVDIDAGNSFVENIKPLVKSTQIPGVIGGIGSFAGAFELPKGFKEPVMLAATDGVGTKLKLAIDSGIHNTVGIDLVAMCVNDLICNFGTPSFFLDYYATGKLDVAAATNVVAGIAEGCRRSECALIGGETAEMPGMYSQDDYDLAGFAVGVAEKSEMDRVSLVRAGDKLIALPSSGLHSNGFSLARKVLFEKMGMKFEDEFDGKPLIETLLEPTRIYVKTFKEIKESVVALAHITGGGIVENLPRVLPQNLRAEIKRDSIKILPIFELISQHVEMDEMFRAFNMGVGMILVVKDKDVENVLAKTDGYIIGEIKEGKREAVLV